A window from Streptomyces subrutilus encodes these proteins:
- a CDS encoding DUF262 domain-containing protein, with amino-acid sequence MGDGGGAVRGRRGEMTGLEDSGRRPAGRERAVGNDRYLAPDQWASLDDLFSTGESPVEIGANGRSTGVELEQPLDEEPGEPAPAPPSDEISAPFRPENIKIETQATTVDLLLSRLREQMIDLAPDFQRRAGIWTDVQQSRLVESLLLRIPISSFHMAQDEDDNWAVVDGIQRLTAIARFMAPDAVGMTPLTLRGLDYLRDFHGKGYADLTGRLKIRLRETQLVVHIIQQGTPEAVKYNVFSRINTGGLPLKPQEIRHAMVKGPARELLADLAEDAAFGEATGWSVSNERMADREMVLRFLAFRLAEPAEYTKRDFDQFLVDAMHGVNRLTPEQREALARDFRAAMRYATALFGDHAFRKWRGGKGRSPINKALFETVAVNLAHLTDQERDRLVASRDDVLRAFFALMADWDFDRSISVATGDPKKVRTRFEEMRKLFQGVVQ; translated from the coding sequence GTGGGTGACGGCGGCGGCGCGGTGCGAGGGCGACGGGGAGAGATGACGGGTTTGGAAGACAGCGGCCGGCGGCCGGCGGGCCGGGAGCGGGCGGTCGGGAACGACAGGTACTTGGCGCCGGACCAGTGGGCAAGCCTGGACGACTTGTTCTCCACGGGGGAGAGCCCCGTCGAGATCGGGGCGAACGGACGCTCGACCGGTGTGGAGCTGGAGCAGCCCCTGGACGAAGAGCCGGGGGAGCCCGCGCCTGCGCCCCCTTCGGACGAGATCTCCGCCCCGTTCCGGCCCGAGAACATCAAGATCGAGACCCAGGCGACCACGGTCGACCTGCTCCTGTCCCGACTCCGCGAGCAGATGATCGATCTCGCTCCGGACTTCCAGCGCCGAGCGGGGATCTGGACCGACGTCCAGCAGAGCCGCCTCGTGGAGTCCCTGCTCTTGCGCATCCCGATCTCGTCCTTCCACATGGCCCAGGACGAAGACGACAACTGGGCCGTCGTGGACGGGATCCAGCGGCTCACCGCCATCGCCCGGTTCATGGCCCCGGACGCGGTGGGGATGACCCCGCTCACCCTCCGCGGACTGGACTACCTGCGGGACTTCCACGGGAAGGGCTATGCGGACCTCACCGGACGGTTGAAGATCCGGCTGCGAGAGACACAGCTCGTCGTGCACATCATTCAGCAGGGCACGCCGGAAGCGGTCAAGTACAACGTCTTCTCCAGGATCAACACCGGCGGGCTGCCGCTGAAGCCGCAGGAGATCCGGCACGCCATGGTCAAGGGGCCGGCCCGGGAGCTGCTGGCGGATCTGGCGGAGGATGCCGCGTTCGGTGAGGCCACCGGGTGGAGCGTGTCCAACGAGCGCATGGCCGATCGCGAGATGGTCCTGCGCTTCCTCGCCTTCCGGCTCGCCGAGCCCGCCGAGTACACGAAGCGGGACTTCGACCAGTTCCTCGTCGATGCCATGCACGGCGTCAACCGGTTGACACCGGAACAGAGGGAGGCGCTGGCCAGGGATTTCCGGGCGGCGATGAGATACGCGACCGCGCTGTTCGGCGACCATGCCTTCCGGAAGTGGCGTGGCGGCAAGGGCCGCTCTCCCATCAACAAGGCGCTGTTCGAGACGGTCGCCGTCAATCTCGCCCACCTCACTGATCAAGAACGTGATCGGCTGGTAGCGTCTCGGGACGACGTGTTGCGCGCTTTCTTCGCGCTGATGGCCGACTGGGACTTCGACCGGTCCATTTCCGTGGCCACCGGCGACCCGAAGAAGGTGCGGACGAGGTTCGAAGAAATGCGCAAGCTGTTCCAGGGGGTAGTTCAGTGA
- a CDS encoding ATP-binding protein: MTPPSAPQAPVTVRVFTQRFSSTPRGARLARYLAVHQLHAWGLPYGTEPSDTTALLVAELAANAVTHGRVPGRDFELALTLHPDTLRIEVSDARGERRPPEPAGLRTPRPLADTGRGLFLVQAVAARWEVRDRLPIGKTVIAELDLPH, encoded by the coding sequence ATGACGCCACCATCCGCGCCGCAAGCGCCGGTCACCGTACGTGTGTTCACCCAGCGCTTCAGCTCCACCCCGCGCGGCGCCCGCCTCGCCCGCTACCTCGCCGTCCATCAGCTCCACGCCTGGGGACTCCCGTACGGCACCGAACCTTCCGACACCACCGCCCTGCTCGTCGCCGAACTCGCCGCCAACGCCGTCACCCACGGCCGCGTGCCCGGACGGGACTTCGAGCTCGCGCTCACCCTCCACCCGGACACGCTCCGGATCGAGGTCTCCGACGCCCGGGGCGAGCGGCGCCCTCCGGAACCCGCCGGGCTCCGCACACCCCGGCCGCTCGCCGACACCGGCCGAGGCCTGTTCCTCGTACAGGCGGTCGCGGCCCGCTGGGAGGTGCGGGACCGGCTGCCCATCGGCAAGACCGTGATCGCCGAGCTGGACCTGCCGCACTGA
- a CDS encoding helix-turn-helix domain-containing protein, protein MAYENTDDDGTGEEAGGSPVGAEPEASDSLRTFGAVVQALREHAGLSREEFAERVRFSKHTVASIEQGRRMPDEDFVERAEEATGNVGAIRKAAPHLSRQPGLASWFRRWARLELEAVTLYTYECRMVPGLLQPESYARTLFTDQLPPLSDAQVEAQWTARAKRQRLLWERPNTTFGFLLEEQLFRRGTGGAEVTRTLIDRVLEIAELRNVEVQVMPLARSSHAGLDGPMQLLETRYPRWFAYCEGQRSGVLLSDPREISVLQRRYARMRAQALSLEDSVGLLREMRGAL, encoded by the coding sequence ATGGCCTACGAGAACACGGACGACGACGGTACGGGCGAGGAGGCGGGCGGCAGCCCGGTCGGCGCCGAACCGGAGGCGTCCGACAGTCTGCGCACCTTCGGCGCGGTCGTCCAGGCCCTGCGGGAACACGCCGGGCTCAGCCGAGAGGAGTTCGCGGAGCGGGTCCGTTTCTCGAAGCACACGGTGGCCTCGATCGAGCAGGGCCGGCGCATGCCGGACGAGGACTTCGTGGAGCGGGCGGAGGAGGCCACGGGCAACGTGGGCGCCATCCGGAAAGCCGCACCGCACTTGTCGCGACAGCCTGGCCTGGCGAGCTGGTTCCGGCGCTGGGCCCGCCTGGAGCTGGAGGCGGTGACCCTCTACACGTACGAGTGCCGCATGGTCCCGGGGCTCTTGCAGCCGGAGTCGTACGCGCGCACGCTGTTCACGGACCAGCTGCCGCCGCTCAGCGACGCGCAGGTCGAGGCCCAGTGGACGGCGCGAGCGAAACGGCAGCGGCTGCTGTGGGAACGGCCGAACACCACGTTCGGGTTCCTGCTGGAGGAGCAGCTGTTCCGGCGGGGGACGGGTGGGGCGGAGGTGACGCGGACCCTCATCGACCGGGTGCTGGAGATCGCGGAGCTGCGGAACGTGGAGGTGCAGGTGATGCCCCTGGCCAGGAGTTCGCATGCGGGGCTGGATGGGCCTATGCAGTTGCTGGAGACCCGGTATCCAAGGTGGTTCGCGTACTGCGAGGGCCAGCGCAGCGGGGTGCTACTCAGCGATCCCAGGGAGATCAGCGTCCTCCAGCGGCGGTATGCCAGGATGCGGGCACAGGCCCTCTCTCTGGAGGACTCCGTGGGCCTGCTGCGGGAGATGCGAGGAGCACTATGA
- a CDS encoding DUF397 domain-containing protein, whose amino-acid sequence MSMEELTWYKSSFSSGGDGDCVEVAAGASAVHIRDSKHQDGPRLALSPTAWADFVAYAPGA is encoded by the coding sequence ATGAGCATGGAAGAGCTGACCTGGTACAAGAGCAGCTTCAGCAGCGGTGGCGACGGGGACTGCGTGGAAGTAGCCGCGGGCGCCTCGGCGGTCCACATCCGCGACTCCAAACACCAGGATGGCCCCCGGCTCGCCCTCTCCCCCACCGCGTGGGCCGACTTCGTCGCGTACGCGCCCGGAGCCTGA